The genomic segment TTCGAGCAGACCACCGAGGTCGAGGAGGGCCGCGTCCTCCGGCAGGACCCGGAGCCGAGCCTCGTCGACCCCGGCACCACCGTGACCCTCGTCGTCGCCCAGACCCCGCCGCCGACCCCCACGGTGACGGAGACGGCGACGCCCGAGCCGACCGAGACGCCCCAGGCCGAGGAGAGCCCGACCTCGGACGAGGAGCCCGACGACGGGGACGACGAGGAGTCCGAGGAGGAGACGCCCAGCGAGTCCTCCTCCGGCCGCGGCCGCGGCCGGAACTGAGGAGTTGCGGCTGCGCGACTGGGGGGTCGAGGCGGGCTCAGCCGCGCACGAGCGGCGCCAGGCCCTCGGAGCGCTCCACGGCGCCCTCGTCGCCGCACACGGCGAGCCAGTTGGCCAGCAGCCGGTGCCCGCCCTGGGTGAGCACCGACTCCGGGTGGAACTGGACGCCGAAGAGCGGCAGCTCGCGGTGCTGCAGGGCCATCACCACGCCGCCGGCCGTGCGACCGGTGACCTCCAGCTCCTCCGGCACGGTGGCGTCCACGACGGCCAGGGAGTGGTATCGCGTGGCCGTGAACGGCGTGGGCAGGCCCGCGAGCACCCCCGCGCCCTCGTGCTCGACGAGGCTCGTCTTGCCGTGCAGCAGCTCGCGCGCGTGCGTGACGGTGGCGCCGTGGACCTCCCCGAGCGCCTGGTGGCCCAGGCAGACGCCGAGCAGCGGCGTCCCGGTCCGGCCGCACCGGCGCACGAGGTCGGGGCTCACGCCGGCCGTGGACGGCGTCCCGGGGCCGGGCGAGAGCAGCACGCCGTCCGCCGCGTCGGCCGCCTCGGCGGCCTGCTCGGCGCCCAGGGCGTCGTTGCGCACCACGCGGCACTCCGCGCCGAGCTGCTCGAGGTAGCCGACGATCGTCCACACGAAGCTGTCGTAGTTGTCCACGACGAGGACCCGGGTCATCCGGCGCCTCCTGCGGGGCTCGGGGCACCGACGGTGCCGTCGTTGAAGGGGACGTGGGGGGCCACCGCGGGGAAGACCCAGAGGAAGCACGCGGCGACCGCCGCCAGCGCCAGGAGGAGGGCGAGCGCGACGCGCACGCCCACCGGGCCGGGCAGGGCCCGCCACAGCCAGCCGTACACCGTCACACCCCTCCCGGCTCGGCGCCCGCCAGGGCCCGCGGGTCCCCGGCGCCGCGCGGCTGCCACGACTCGAGCACCGCGTGGACGACGTAGCGCTCGCGGGCCGAGTAGCGCGGGTGGCACGCGGTCAGGGTGAGCAGCCGCTCGGTCGGCGCGGCGCCGGGCGAGCCGGGGTCGGGGGCGATCACCTCGACCTGGCTCGGGAGCACCACCAGCGCCTCGCGCACCCGGTACACGTACCAGTCCTGCGCGGTCTCGACGACGACGGGGTCGCCCGCCTGCAGCTCGGCGATGCGGCTGAGCGGCTTCCCGTACGTCGTCCGGTGCCCGGCGAGGGAGAAGTTGCCCACCGCCCCCGGCATCGCGGTGCCGGGGTAGTGGCCGAGGACGCCGTCGTCGAGGACGCCGTCGAGGACGACGCCCTGCTCGACGGCCACCTGCCACCCCTGCCCGAAGCGCGGCACGTGCACGAGCGCGAACGCCTCGCCCTGGCCCGGCTCCACCGGCACGGGCGGCTCCGGCGCGGACGGGGCGGGGACGTCGACCGGCGCCGCGGAGCCCTCGGAGGAGGGGACGGAGGACGGCGCGGGAGCCGGCGCCGGCCCGGGGGAGGGCTGCGGCGCGCCGGCGCCGCCCGCCTGCCACTGCTCGCGCAGCGCGCCGGCGCTCGCGCGCGCCTCCTGCCCGGCGGTGACGTCGGTCCACCACAGCTGCCAGGTCAGGAAGAGCAGCACGAGCACGCCCGCCGTGATGCACAGCTCCCCGGCCGTGCGCACCCCGGTGCGCACGGCCGCGCCGGCGCTCACGCGGCCGCGCCCGCGGCGGCGTCGGTGCCGGCGTCGGTGCCGGCGTCCTGCGCGGGCAGCGCCCGCGCGTGCTGCAGGTCCACCGCGCCCGTCCAGCCCGGCGCGGTCAGCGCGTCGCCGGTGCGGACCTCCCAGCCGAGCCCGTTGCGCTCGACGTACTGGCGGTAGACGCGCACCGGCTCGGCGGCGTCGAGCGCGGCCTGCAGCCGCTGCGGGTCCCCGAGGGCCGTCACGGTGTACGGGGGCGCGTAGAGGCGGCCCTGCAGCTTCAGCGTGTTGCCGACGCAGCGCACCGCGCTCGTGGTGATGAGCCGCTGGTCCTCCAGCACGATCGCGTCGGCGCCGGCGGCCCACAGGGCGTTGACGACCCCCTGCAGGTCCTGCTGGTGGACGATGAGGTCCTCGGGGACGGTGCCCTCCGGCTGCGGCCGGTTGGGCGGGGCGTCGTCGAGCGTGATCTCCAGGCCCGGCCCGGTGAGGGGCTGCACGCCCGCCGCCGTCGCCACCAGCGCCGTGCGCTCCTGCAGCTGCTGCACGCCCGGGTCCTGCACGGCGCCGGTGAGGGCGTCGACCTCCTGGCGCAGGTCGGCCAGCTGGGCGTCGCGGGCCAGGATCCGGCGCTGCTCCTCCTGCACCAGGCCCGTCAGGCTGGAGGCGTCCTGGCGCAGGTCGCCGCCCGCCGCCGTGCGCGCGCTGGTGGCGAACAGCGCCCCGGCCAGCACCAGCACCCCGGCGACGGCGAGGCGGCGCAGGGGAGCGCGCCGGGCGCCCTGCCCGGGCAGCACGGCGCCCGGCGGCGTCCAGGGGCCCTCGGCGGGAGCGTCGTGCGGGCGGCCCGGCTCCGGCCTGTCGGTCATGGCGGGGCGGCTCCTTCCAGCACTGCCGCCCACTAGGCTAGACGACCTCACGACGTGGAGGAGGCTCCGTGCCCGAGTCGAGAATCCGCCGCCGGGCCTGGACGGCGCCGCAGGAGCGCCCTGCCGGCCCGCGCCCGACGCCGCGCTGGTGGGTGCCGGTGATGCTCGGCCTCATGCTCGCCGGGCTGGTGTGGATCGTCGTCTTCTACCTCAGCGGGCCCGCCTCCTACCCGGTCCCGCAGATCGGCGCGTGGAACCTCGCGGTCGGCTTCGCGCTCGTGCTCGCCGGCTTCGCCATGACGACGCGCTGGCGCTGAGCGGGCGCTGGGCGGGCGCTCCCAGACGACCCCGAGGCGCCGCTGCGCCGAGGGCGCCCCGCCCGCCGACGAAGGTTATCCACAGGCTCCGTCCACAGTGTGGAGACTTCCACCGGCGTGCTTCCGCAGGTGGGGGCCGCGCGCGCCGCCGTCCGGGGCGAGGGCCTCGCGGCGCGCCGCCGGCGCGTCATCCCCAGGCGCCATCCACAGTGTGGACGGCGAGTGACTTCACGACCACGCACAGCACGAGGACGGCGAGGACCGCCGCGACGCCGGCCGCCTGCGCCGCCGCGCGCCGCCGCCGGGGGGCGTGGACGAGGACGGCCGCCAGCGCCGCGCCGGTGACGAGGCCGCCGAGGTGCGCCTGCCACGCGACGTTCGGCAGCACGAACCCCAGCACGCCGTTGACGGCGATGATCGCCACCACCTGGCCCGCGCTGCGGCCGAGCCGGCGCTGGACCACCACGAGGGCCGCGAAGAGGCCGAAGACGGCCCCGGACGCCCCCACCGACGCCGTGTACCAGCTGACGGCGTCGGGGGAGGCGAGCAGCAGCGAGCCGACGGATCCGCCGACCGCCGAGACGAGGTAGAGCGCGGCGAAGCGCAGCCGGCCGAGCAGGTCCTCCAGGTACGGCCCCGTCAGCCACAGGGCGTACATGTTGAACAGGATGTGGAAGATCCCCGCGGGGGAGTGCAGGAAGGCCGCGGTGACGAAGCGCCACGGCTCGGCCAGCGCCGCGTCGGGGCGGAAGGCGAGCAGCGCGGTGACGGAGGAGCCCGGCGCCAGCTGCAGCACGTAGGCCGCCACGCACAGGCCGACGACGCCCAGCGTCACCACCGGCCAGCCGCCGCGCACCCGCCCGCCGAAGGCGGTGCGCACCCGCGGAGCCGTGCGCGCCGCCTCGGCGA from the Quadrisphaera sp. DSM 44207 genome contains:
- a CDS encoding rhomboid family intramembrane serine protease codes for the protein MTQPVPAPVPPPVPVCPRHRDRESYVRCQRCERPACPQCQRQAPVGVQCVDCVAEAARTAPRVRTAFGGRVRGGWPVVTLGVVGLCVAAYVLQLAPGSSVTALLAFRPDAALAEPWRFVTAAFLHSPAGIFHILFNMYALWLTGPYLEDLLGRLRFAALYLVSAVGGSVGSLLLASPDAVSWYTASVGASGAVFGLFAALVVVQRRLGRSAGQVVAIIAVNGVLGFVLPNVAWQAHLGGLVTGAALAAVLVHAPRRRRAAAQAAGVAAVLAVLVLCVVVKSLAVHTVDGAWG
- a CDS encoding aminodeoxychorismate/anthranilate synthase component II, which gives rise to MTRVLVVDNYDSFVWTIVGYLEQLGAECRVVRNDALGAEQAAEAADAADGVLLSPGPGTPSTAGVSPDLVRRCGRTGTPLLGVCLGHQALGEVHGATVTHARELLHGKTSLVEHEGAGVLAGLPTPFTATRYHSLAVVDATVPEELEVTGRTAGGVVMALQHRELPLFGVQFHPESVLTQGGHRLLANWLAVCGDEGAVERSEGLAPLVRG
- a CDS encoding class E sortase; amino-acid sequence: MSAGAAVRTGVRTAGELCITAGVLVLLFLTWQLWWTDVTAGQEARASAGALREQWQAGGAGAPQPSPGPAPAPAPSSVPSSEGSAAPVDVPAPSAPEPPVPVEPGQGEAFALVHVPRFGQGWQVAVEQGVVLDGVLDDGVLGHYPGTAMPGAVGNFSLAGHRTTYGKPLSRIAELQAGDPVVVETAQDWYVYRVREALVVLPSQVEVIAPDPGSPGAAPTERLLTLTACHPRYSARERYVVHAVLESWQPRGAGDPRALAGAEPGGV
- a CDS encoding cell division protein CrgA, coding for MPESRIRRRAWTAPQERPAGPRPTPRWWVPVMLGLMLAGLVWIVVFYLSGPASYPVPQIGAWNLAVGFALVLAGFAMTTRWR
- a CDS encoding DUF881 domain-containing protein, which translates into the protein MTDRPEPGRPHDAPAEGPWTPPGAVLPGQGARRAPLRRLAVAGVLVLAGALFATSARTAAGGDLRQDASSLTGLVQEEQRRILARDAQLADLRQEVDALTGAVQDPGVQQLQERTALVATAAGVQPLTGPGLEITLDDAPPNRPQPEGTVPEDLIVHQQDLQGVVNALWAAGADAIVLEDQRLITTSAVRCVGNTLKLQGRLYAPPYTVTALGDPQRLQAALDAAEPVRVYRQYVERNGLGWEVRTGDALTAPGWTGAVDLQHARALPAQDAGTDAGTDAAAGAAA